In Holophagales bacterium, one DNA window encodes the following:
- a CDS encoding tetratricopeptide repeat protein, protein MSPQLELPAAVLWHRQEGGLAGPLIAALATFPGVTRIDDELLVVLPVAGDPEVVDVAVAAANRLALAADERDLPRRLVFPATVRSGPQGLALLPDPVLEAIARQTPTLAPQVVHLTTRAAQALETAHSLISAGTYDSPSGHSFPLVTLDRSAASPPPYRNSDLLGRRLRWVPREVEERALAEALDAAEVVRITGPVGTGKTRLAWETTRKRGGEVIWVSIGSRRAARLAGVDLATLLTQRLGNGSAPSPRGLPAPALAERMAALAAQSTERLLVLDGLEAASPEEWETIRPLLARGAGRGLHLLLLGRTGTRWPNECRRSTVLHIPPLFGEAEEVVARQALDGLSIPPAVEKRLREAAGGNPFALEEGIIQLANVRQLRRIYGSFFFSGDAGAGYLASPRWIRHLEAEATRLGDPMPLRLQALAGERVPPDELARAAEHLGTPTATGWQSTYLATQWLRAADGPWGEGVELPTPAHACALAATLSAETQPVARRAIGERMAIAGGTALSRWNSYRLLAGSLAGAKQLRTVVSSPHSEVPRLELLAALRSEVALLTGRPEEEELEFDLLWALLPLSRRVGKLHEQERELDRAFALAERRGEVDRFLALATLRAELAQNSGRHREAESLLRQALSAASGRDDRRKGLLVVELGRVLLRQGRGAEARDLLERALEAFVRAGRSGLAATCQFLLGNAAVHDRRFAEAERLYRDSLLTRREAGLPAATAASLSALGALMLARGDYPRALSYCREAEEILAEHGKEGEESFALIGLGRAHARLGDFAAATPWLRRALALREGRDDRQGEAIARLAVAENHYDLGQLRSALDEARRAHFDLSLLPEGESRADAEHLLGRILLGMKQFVEADRCLAEAERIHRESGKPSLALRDLARRLEVAIAANDVEAISRHAGLLATRLEALDDARPADEPFDFHLHRAAIWLRQRGLAAEDPQPLLERAYAELMRQTSFLEPAQRSRFLFQIRLHREILDAATHAGLPLSGVGTGG, encoded by the coding sequence GTGAGCCCCCAGCTTGAGCTGCCGGCGGCGGTGCTCTGGCATCGCCAGGAGGGGGGCCTCGCCGGCCCGTTGATCGCGGCGCTCGCCACCTTCCCTGGCGTGACTCGGATCGACGACGAGCTCCTGGTCGTCCTGCCGGTCGCGGGAGACCCGGAGGTCGTCGACGTCGCGGTCGCCGCCGCCAACCGCCTGGCACTGGCGGCGGACGAACGCGACTTGCCGCGCCGGCTCGTCTTCCCGGCGACGGTTCGCTCCGGCCCGCAGGGGCTCGCCCTGCTCCCCGACCCCGTCCTCGAGGCCATCGCCCGACAGACCCCGACACTCGCTCCGCAAGTCGTCCACCTGACGACGCGCGCCGCGCAGGCTCTCGAAACCGCCCATTCGCTCATCTCGGCGGGGACCTACGACTCGCCGAGCGGCCACTCCTTCCCCCTCGTCACGCTCGACCGCTCCGCTGCGTCGCCCCCGCCGTATCGCAACTCCGACCTGCTCGGTCGGCGCCTGCGCTGGGTGCCCCGCGAGGTCGAGGAGCGCGCCCTCGCCGAAGCGCTCGACGCCGCCGAGGTCGTCCGGATCACCGGCCCGGTGGGCACCGGCAAGACCCGTCTCGCCTGGGAGACGACCCGGAAGCGCGGCGGGGAGGTGATCTGGGTGTCGATCGGCTCGCGGCGAGCCGCGCGGCTCGCCGGGGTCGATCTGGCCACCCTGCTCACCCAGCGACTCGGGAACGGCAGCGCGCCGAGCCCTCGCGGTCTACCCGCCCCGGCCCTGGCCGAGCGGATGGCGGCGCTCGCGGCGCAGTCGACGGAGCGGCTCCTCGTCCTCGACGGGCTCGAAGCGGCGAGCCCCGAGGAGTGGGAGACGATTCGCCCGCTGCTCGCCCGTGGCGCCGGCCGGGGGTTGCACCTCCTGCTCCTCGGCCGGACCGGGACGCGCTGGCCGAACGAGTGCCGGCGCTCGACCGTCCTCCACATTCCACCGCTCTTCGGCGAGGCCGAGGAGGTCGTCGCCCGACAGGCCCTCGATGGCCTGTCGATCCCTCCGGCGGTCGAGAAGCGCCTTCGCGAAGCGGCGGGCGGCAACCCGTTCGCCCTGGAAGAGGGGATCATCCAGCTCGCCAATGTTCGCCAGCTGCGTCGGATCTACGGCTCGTTCTTCTTCAGCGGCGATGCCGGCGCCGGCTACCTCGCGTCGCCCCGCTGGATCCGCCATCTCGAGGCCGAGGCGACCCGCCTCGGCGATCCGATGCCGCTCCGGCTCCAGGCGCTCGCCGGCGAGCGCGTCCCGCCCGACGAGCTGGCGCGGGCAGCCGAGCACCTGGGAACGCCGACGGCCACCGGCTGGCAGTCGACCTATCTCGCCACGCAGTGGCTGCGCGCCGCCGACGGTCCCTGGGGCGAGGGCGTCGAGCTGCCCACGCCCGCCCACGCCTGCGCCCTGGCCGCGACGCTGTCGGCCGAGACGCAACCGGTGGCGCGCCGAGCGATCGGCGAACGGATGGCCATCGCCGGCGGCACGGCGCTGTCGCGCTGGAACAGCTATCGACTTCTCGCCGGGAGCCTCGCCGGGGCGAAACAGCTGCGCACCGTCGTCTCGTCCCCCCATTCCGAGGTGCCGCGCCTGGAGTTGCTCGCCGCCCTGCGCAGCGAGGTGGCCCTGCTCACCGGTCGCCCCGAGGAGGAGGAGCTCGAATTCGACCTCCTCTGGGCGTTGCTGCCGCTCTCCCGGCGCGTCGGCAAGCTGCACGAGCAGGAGCGCGAGCTCGACCGCGCCTTCGCCCTGGCCGAGCGGCGCGGTGAGGTCGACCGCTTCCTCGCCCTCGCCACGCTGCGTGCCGAATTGGCCCAGAACTCCGGCCGCCACCGCGAGGCCGAGTCGCTGCTGCGCCAGGCGCTCTCCGCCGCCAGTGGACGGGACGACCGGCGCAAAGGGCTGCTCGTCGTCGAGCTGGGGCGGGTCCTGTTGCGGCAGGGGCGCGGCGCCGAAGCACGGGACCTGCTCGAGCGGGCGCTCGAGGCGTTCGTCCGCGCCGGCCGCTCCGGCCTCGCCGCGACCTGCCAGTTCCTGCTCGGCAACGCCGCGGTGCACGACCGGCGCTTCGCCGAGGCCGAACGGCTCTACCGCGACTCGCTGCTCACCCGGCGCGAGGCCGGCCTCCCGGCGGCCACCGCCGCGTCGCTCTCCGCCCTCGGCGCCCTGATGCTGGCGCGCGGCGACTACCCGCGGGCCCTCTCCTACTGCCGCGAGGCCGAGGAGATCCTCGCCGAGCATGGCAAGGAGGGCGAGGAGAGCTTCGCCCTCATCGGACTCGGCAGGGCGCACGCTCGACTCGGCGATTTCGCCGCGGCGACGCCCTGGCTCCGCCGCGCCCTCGCCCTGCGTGAGGGTCGCGACGACCGTCAGGGCGAGGCGATCGCCCGCCTCGCGGTGGCCGAGAACCACTACGATCTCGGCCAGCTCCGGTCGGCGCTCGACGAGGCGCGCCGCGCGCATTTCGATCTCTCGCTGCTGCCGGAGGGCGAATCGCGTGCCGACGCCGAACACCTGCTCGGTCGCATCCTGCTCGGCATGAAGCAGTTCGTCGAAGCCGACCGCTGCCTCGCCGAGGCCGAACGGATCCACCGCGAATCCGGCAAGCCGTCGCTCGCCCTGCGCGATCTCGCCCGACGCCTCGAGGTGGCGATCGCCGCCAACGACGTCGAGGCGATCAGCCGCCATGCCGGCCTCCTCGCCACGCGCCTCGAGGCGCTCGACGACGCTCGCCCCGCCGACGAACCGTTCGACTTCCATCTCCACCGCGCTGCGATCTGGCTGCGCCAACGCGGGCTCGCGGCCGAGGATCCCCAACCGCTGCTCGAGCGCGCCTACGCCGAATTGATGCGCCAGACGTCGTTCCTCGAACCGGCGCAGCGCAGCCGCTTTCTCTTCCAGATCCGCCTCCACCGCGAGATCCTGGACGCCGCGACGCATGCCGGCCTGCCGCTCTCCGGCGTCGGCACAGGCGGCTGA
- a CDS encoding efflux RND transporter periplasmic adaptor subunit has product MRNKRLIVVLAVVLVGASLVVARATTSAKPKEEEPPFRLGKVQAEDLQVSVREVGVVDPEIKVEVKSTVSGRVLGLRVREGDTVAAGDVLAEVEPDVNQAQSLSDVKSAVGTAELRLREAERDLAAQKSLYDNGLIGSEQLRSYQAARDIAADTLLTSRTRYQIVEDRGIPISGDASTQKARVTAPMAGVVIKKGVELGETVTSGVSSFNAGTVLFTVADLKSLIIRVNLNEVDIAKVHVGQPVRVTLDAYPQKTFAGKVRFVAPAAKLVEKIKVFEVEVALDQLDPSFRTGMSANVEILGERRDAALSIPLEALQRREGETVTYRLKADLEPKQLAKAREGLAGRSKFVWLSENWKDYFEPVTIQAGVATLERVEVLDGLKAGDQVALEDVTRKKVEKDDENN; this is encoded by the coding sequence ATGCGGAACAAGAGGCTGATCGTCGTGCTTGCCGTCGTTCTCGTGGGCGCCAGTCTGGTCGTCGCCCGCGCCACCACCTCCGCCAAGCCGAAGGAGGAGGAGCCGCCCTTCCGCCTGGGCAAGGTCCAGGCCGAGGACCTGCAGGTGAGCGTGCGCGAGGTCGGCGTCGTCGATCCGGAGATCAAGGTCGAGGTCAAGTCGACGGTTTCCGGCCGCGTGCTCGGGCTGCGGGTGCGCGAAGGAGACACGGTTGCCGCCGGCGACGTCCTCGCCGAGGTCGAGCCCGACGTCAACCAGGCCCAGTCGCTCTCCGACGTGAAGTCCGCCGTCGGCACCGCCGAGCTGCGGCTGCGCGAGGCGGAACGGGATCTCGCCGCCCAGAAGTCGCTCTACGACAACGGGCTGATCGGCAGCGAGCAGCTGCGCAGCTACCAGGCGGCGCGCGACATCGCCGCCGACACGCTGCTCACCTCGCGCACGCGCTACCAGATCGTCGAGGACCGCGGGATCCCGATCTCCGGCGACGCCTCGACGCAGAAGGCACGCGTCACCGCACCGATGGCCGGCGTGGTCATCAAGAAGGGCGTCGAGCTCGGCGAGACGGTCACCTCCGGCGTCTCCTCGTTCAATGCCGGGACGGTGCTCTTCACGGTCGCCGACCTGAAGTCGCTGATCATCCGCGTCAATCTCAACGAGGTCGACATCGCCAAGGTGCACGTCGGCCAGCCGGTGCGCGTGACCCTCGACGCCTACCCGCAGAAGACCTTCGCCGGCAAGGTGCGCTTCGTCGCGCCGGCCGCCAAGCTGGTCGAGAAGATCAAGGTCTTCGAAGTGGAGGTCGCCCTCGACCAGCTCGACCCGTCCTTCCGCACCGGGATGAGCGCCAACGTCGAGATCCTCGGCGAGCGCCGCGACGCGGCGCTGTCGATCCCGCTCGAAGCGCTGCAGCGCCGCGAGGGCGAGACGGTGACCTACCGCCTGAAGGCCGACCTCGAGCCGAAGCAGCTCGCCAAGGCACGCGAAGGGCTCGCCGGGCGCAGCAAGTTCGTCTGGCTGTCGGAGAACTGGAAGGACTACTTCGAGCCGGTGACGATCCAGGCCGGCGTCGCGACGCTCGAGCGCGTCGAAGTGCTCGACGGCCTCAAGGCCGGCGATCAGGTGGCGCTCGAGGACGTGACGCGCAAGAAGGTCGAGAAGGACGACGAGAACAACTGA
- a CDS encoding ABC transporter ATP-binding protein yields MTSSIIATRSLTKTFGSNGTAVHALRGIDLEVRAGEFVALIGPSGSGKSTLMAILGCLDTPTGGSYALAGRQVEKLAGAELAAIRNESVGFVFQQYNLLPKASVQRNVELPMLYAGVPRRERRERALELLAQVGIPEKANVLPGALSGGQRQRVAIARALANRPALLLADEPTGALDSKTGQEVLALFRELHAQGNTLVLVTHDPAIAALAERRVELRDGLVHVEAAQAAA; encoded by the coding sequence ATGACTTCCTCGATCATCGCCACCCGAAGCCTGACCAAGACCTTCGGCAGCAACGGCACCGCCGTCCACGCCCTGCGTGGCATCGACCTCGAGGTCCGAGCGGGCGAGTTCGTCGCCCTGATCGGCCCGTCGGGATCGGGCAAGAGCACGCTCATGGCGATCCTCGGCTGCCTCGACACGCCCACCGGCGGGAGCTACGCGCTCGCCGGGCGCCAGGTCGAGAAGCTCGCCGGCGCCGAGCTCGCGGCGATCCGCAACGAGAGCGTCGGCTTCGTCTTCCAGCAGTACAACCTGCTGCCCAAGGCCTCGGTGCAACGCAACGTCGAGCTGCCGATGCTCTATGCCGGGGTGCCGCGGCGCGAGCGGCGCGAGCGAGCGCTCGAGCTGCTCGCCCAGGTCGGTATCCCCGAGAAGGCCAACGTGCTGCCGGGAGCGCTCTCCGGCGGTCAGCGACAGCGTGTCGCCATCGCCCGCGCGCTCGCCAACCGACCGGCGTTGCTGCTTGCCGACGAGCCGACCGGGGCCCTCGACTCGAAGACCGGGCAGGAGGTGCTCGCCCTCTTCCGCGAGCTCCACGCCCAGGGCAACACCCTGGTGCTGGTCACCCACGACCCGGCGATCGCGGCGCTCGCCGAGCGCCGCGTCGAGCTGCGCGACGGCCTGGTGCACGTCGAGGCGGCGCAGGCGGCGGCATGA
- a CDS encoding ABC transporter permease, with amino-acid sequence MRSSGAFRERLREAWIEIRENPGRSVLQALGVVLGVASVLGGFSISDSQRRQAERIFARIGGIDKLNVMPTDIVADGTPSALANANLGLRMQDLIEGERVPSAKAANATSLQRRARARVRSEFADQERDVTGIGADYVAMNGYEIEHGRGLSSHDLASGAPVVVLGSEAASVFFPTGDIVGRTIRIGDVPATVVGVFREKVFRFREGQHNIFSWRNRIIAVPSLLVAARMNGDEYHRLDRITFRVPDLKAMADFSQELSSLVTTNHRLQKDFRLDDVAKRLQRQLSQGDIYNVVFMLSGVLALLGGGMVNVNIQLASLKERVREVGVKMAIGAPGAEIFKAFMTEALLLTLLGSLAGFAIGILFSWIITSSIGIPMSLAPMSFLWATGLAVVFGFLFALYPAIKASRQSPMEALRYE; translated from the coding sequence ATGAGAAGCTCCGGAGCGTTTCGCGAGCGGCTGCGCGAGGCGTGGATCGAGATCCGCGAGAACCCCGGCCGTTCGGTGCTGCAGGCGCTCGGGGTGGTGCTCGGGGTCGCCTCGGTGCTCGGCGGCTTCTCGATCTCCGACAGCCAGCGCCGTCAGGCCGAGCGCATCTTCGCCAGGATCGGCGGCATCGACAAGCTGAACGTGATGCCGACCGACATCGTCGCCGACGGCACGCCGAGCGCACTCGCCAACGCCAATCTCGGCCTGCGCATGCAGGACCTGATCGAGGGCGAACGCGTGCCGTCCGCCAAGGCCGCCAACGCCACCAGCCTGCAGCGCCGGGCGCGCGCGCGGGTCCGGTCGGAGTTCGCCGACCAGGAGCGCGACGTCACCGGGATCGGCGCCGACTACGTGGCGATGAACGGCTACGAGATCGAGCACGGGCGCGGCCTCTCCTCCCACGACCTGGCAAGCGGCGCACCCGTGGTGGTGCTCGGCTCGGAGGCGGCGAGCGTCTTCTTCCCGACCGGCGACATCGTCGGCCGCACCATCCGCATCGGCGACGTGCCCGCCACCGTCGTCGGCGTCTTCCGGGAGAAGGTCTTCCGCTTCCGCGAGGGGCAGCACAACATCTTCTCCTGGCGCAACCGGATCATCGCCGTCCCGTCGCTGCTCGTCGCCGCGCGGATGAACGGCGACGAATACCACCGGCTCGACCGCATCACCTTCCGTGTTCCCGACCTCAAGGCGATGGCCGACTTCTCCCAGGAGCTGTCCTCGCTCGTCACCACCAACCACCGCCTGCAGAAGGACTTTCGCCTCGACGACGTGGCCAAGAGGCTGCAGCGACAGCTCTCGCAGGGCGACATCTACAACGTCGTCTTCATGCTCTCCGGCGTCCTCGCGCTGCTCGGCGGCGGCATGGTCAACGTCAACATCCAGCTCGCCTCGCTCAAGGAGCGGGTCCGCGAAGTCGGCGTGAAGATGGCGATCGGCGCCCCCGGAGCGGAGATCTTCAAGGCGTTCATGACCGAGGCGCTCCTGCTCACCCTGCTCGGCAGTCTCGCCGGCTTCGCCATCGGCATCCTCTTTTCCTGGATCATCACCTCGTCGATCGGCATCCCGATGTCGCTCGCGCCGATGAGCTTCCTTTGGGCGACCGGGCTCGCCGTGGTCTTCGGCTTCCTCTTCGCCCTCTACCCCGCGATCAAGGCCAGCCGGCAGTCGCCGATGGAGGCGCTGCGCTATGAGTGA